One Monomorium pharaonis isolate MP-MQ-018 unplaced genomic scaffold, ASM1337386v2 scaffold_352, whole genome shotgun sequence genomic window carries:
- the LOC118648282 gene encoding uncharacterized protein LOC118648282 isoform X1 — protein MKRIIQKKARKEKSVVIENSNATQSDKITLDSSVYLHYDILRIIFQYLHARDLASAAMVCRSWLEAANKEKWTRGPYFFFSTSTPNISSPIHLSSYVRNIKIHPSIGFVFFTNDYFKISYIEGIHFILLLHSY, from the exons ATGAAACgaataatacaaaagaaaGCTCGGAAAGAAAAATCTGTTGTGATCGAAAACAGTAACGCAACACAGAgcgataaaattacattagatTCGAGTGTCTATTTACATTACGACATTCTGAGAATCATCTTTCAATATTTACATGCCAGGGATCTGGCGAGTGCCGCAATGGTTTgcag gtCTTGGTTAGAAGCTGCAAATAAGGAAAAATGGACAAGAGGtccttattttttctttagtaCTTCTACCCCTAATATCTCTTCACCTATTCATTTGTCAAGTTATGTcaggaatataaaaattcatccATCAATaggttttgttttttttactaacgattattttaaaatttcatatatagaaggtatacattttatacttttattacattcttATTGA
- the LOC118648282 gene encoding uncharacterized protein LOC118648282 isoform X2: MKRIIQKKARKEKSVVIENSNATQSDKITLDSSVYLHYDILRIIFQYLHARDLASAAMVCRLPPETA, from the exons ATGAAACgaataatacaaaagaaaGCTCGGAAAGAAAAATCTGTTGTGATCGAAAACAGTAACGCAACACAGAgcgataaaattacattagatTCGAGTGTCTATTTACATTACGACATTCTGAGAATCATCTTTCAATATTTACATGCCAGGGATCTGGCGAGTGCCGCAATGGTTTgcag ACTACCGCCTGAAACTGCTTGA
- the LOC105833328 gene encoding uncharacterized protein LOC105833328: MKKMLELLPERCKLITLLCEDVSLKIPTRCKEIRSQNPFRILCTFLPRIPEVKIKVFELKEHNDIQKTANYQKIIKTINNYTKSKTKHEMSTCLLLFYDFVSQSIAERWISAIQRSKGNDIVSVWGGEVLKIYLKRKYVNDFNETWMNYKQEMFHLDFSCVAVLITGYIKTWSMILDQRCGTNYFNIKEQIEATFKLFKDKVKLKKHSIGFRLASFCEYCSSNPVGYFENCKNKSKLELTIFQNFFPSVPVISCYGYDGFGKTTFINKIDKERNNEEEHKCERSWFTSVSTVYLILTYG; the protein is encoded by the exons atgaaaaaaatgttagaattACTACCTGAACGTTGCAAGCTTATAACATTGCTTTGCGAAGATGTTTCTTTGAAAATACCAACGAGATGCAAAGAGATAAGATCCCAAAATCCGTTTCgcatattatgtacatttttaccACGAATTCcggaagtaaaaataaaagtatttgaattaaaagaaCATAATGACATACAGAAAACAGCTAATTATcagaagataataaaaacaattaataattatacaaaatctaAGACAAAACACGAGATGTCTACatgtcttttattattttatgattttgtaaGTCAATCCATAGCAGAACGTTGGATCTCAGCCATACAAAGAAG CAAAGGAAATGACATTGTTTCTGTATGGGGTGGTGAggtattaaagatttatttaaaacgtaaatatgttaatgattttaatgaaacgtgGATGAACTACAAACAAGAAATGTTTCATCTTGATTTTTCTTGTGTTGCTGTCTTAATCACGGGTTATATAAAGACATGGTCTATGATTTTGGACCAGAGATGtggaacaaattattttaatataaaggaGCAGATTGAagcaacatttaaattatttaaggacaaagtgaaattaaagaaacattcCATAGGATTTAGACTTGCGAGTTTTTGTGAATACTGTTCTTCAAATCCTGTtggttattttgaaaattgcaaaaataaaagtaaattggAATTAACAATATTCCAAAATTTCTTTCCTAGTGTACCCGTAATAAGTTGTTATGGTTATGACGGATTTGGAAAAACTACTTTTATTAACAAGATAGACAAAGAAA gAAACAATGAAGAGGAACATAAATGTGAGAGATCTTGGTTTACTAGCGTGTCTACTGTTTATTTGATTCTTACGTATGGctga
- the LOC118648284 gene encoding LOW QUALITY PROTEIN: dynein heavy chain 10, axonemal-like (The sequence of the model RefSeq protein was modified relative to this genomic sequence to represent the inferred CDS: inserted 1 base in 1 codon; deleted 2 bases in 2 codons), which produces YIPVSFPXLYDYVLNLKKNVWMAWKWLVPAYFHDRQKNFSDILVQTIDTLRTTWFIDLMNNQQRPVLLVGETGTSKTAIIHEFLRNLNPERFEQLLINFSSRTTSMDVQRNIESVVDKRSREVYGAPPGKKLIVFIDDMNMPVVDIYGTQQPIAFLKLLFERGGFYDRGRDLNWKYLKDICYLAAMGEPGSGRNEVDPRFISMFSIYNVTFPTTKTLHHIYTSILSGHLQTFSEAVQSIANGLVQLIIHINSIILFSQLRSGLLPTPSKFHYIFNMRDLSRITAGLLQSYPDFYPSAKQFVRLWRNEITRVICDRLISVQDENLVIEQLNEKIRNYWDLEPEVVKYSLRDPILYGDFRNACNEDEPRFYEDLLDYEAVYSLFLEIFEEYNERNKTKLHMVLFNDALEHLTRVHRVLRMHRGHVLVIGTGGSGKKSVIRLASFAAGYQLFQIVLSRGYNEAFFREDMKNLYNMVGLENKKVVFMFTSGHIKDESFLELVNNMLTAGFVPGLFNDEEKDTIVTSCRGAAVKAGFDISKKSVWSYFAKTCTANLRIALAMSPSGDALRTRCRNYPGLIDNTTIDWMFPWPQQALVAVANVFIRDSPIVPQEYNKVIVSHIVHVHTSVLQYTVDFATKLRRRNYVTPRHFLDFINTYLKLMVEKKNFINSRRARLSGGLQKIMEASVSLTELNKVLDVQRIKVNDQTRSCEQLLASIGESTDVAMEKKQLSEEKRKEIEDKKKMIAKEETEARQALAEAQPALDAAKLALSELDKADITEIRSFATPPEPVQIVSECVAILRNVRDVSWKGAKGMMSDPYFLRHLQEMDCDQITLRQQQAVRTHLKKTDKLDQMQFISKAGYGLYKFVLAVLDYCAVYREVFTEFCEAKIDRVQELEAESEKARRALEKEERELKRLEKMIQELNAKYDVAMNERQNLQDETDLLQRRLIAADKLISGLSSENERWRKDLQVLQDDMQKITGNCLLGASFLTYSGPFSYEFRNEMYSDWRRSILEKKLPLSIPFKLETQLSDDVEISRWNSEGLPPDELSVQNGILALKASRFPFCIDPQQQALNWIKKREQKQNLKILSFTDADFFKQVELAINYGLPVLVEDADEVDPILDNVLSRNIQTAAGRTFVILGDKEVDYDPRFRIYLTTKMTNPMLDPALYAKAVVINYMVTTAGLENQLLSVVVRTERPDIEEQRETLILETSENKNLLQQLEDSLLREIAMDQRNMVDNIELIETLENIKSSAREVMNKLSLAEVTAADINKLRENYRPVAKRGAILFSVLVDMATISAMYQYSLISYVEVFVHSLKRSLPDPVIAKRLSSIIPMLTKNVYNYGCTGIFARHKLLFSLQTCVKIEQSLGNVNQKQLDFFIKGSVALEKSLEPTRWLSASGWEDVLKLASDFPEKFEQLPEELRDYEDEWKKWCDSDTPESDDLPCDYSTRLTPFEKLMLLRCFRVDRVYRGIISYITEIMGEQYITPPRVSFDMIFEESMPTMPVVFILSPGSDPTSELMKLADRYGCGGGRFRYLSLGQSQDKIAMELLETAITRGQWLMLQNCHLLLPFTKKLEKIVENIEKPHPDFRLWLTTESTPNFPIGILQQSLKVVMEPPSGLKPNLQNTYFNMRPQLLESCPHPLYKHLIYVLAFYHAVIQERRKYDKIGWNIKYDFNESDFNVCVSILDTYLTKALATKGFQVPWNSLKYLIGEVMYGGRVIDSYDRRVSYTYMDEYFGDFLFDEFQPFHFYKDDIVDYVIPPEGNRDDYLRFIEELPLVNGPEVFGLHPNAEIGYFTQAVNKMWRHLIELQPQIAMDISGVSKDEFIDNVAKEVLTKIPAQYDVSKVKRNFGVAVTPTAIVLFQELERFNKLIETITKTLTQLRKAIAGEIGMDAMLENVSAALYNGILPKEWARLAPDTRKNLAGWMDHFQKRINQYTNWSGANEPVVVWLSGLHVPETYLAALVQMTCRKNNWPLDRSAIYTTVSTFSKPDDVEERPNHGFYVHGLYVEGARWDMKERCLKRSHPKVLIEELPILTVIPTEVHRLKLQNTFKTPVYITSNRRNVLGVGLVFEANLATPEHISHWVLQGVCLLLNAD; this is translated from the exons GTTATTTAGCAGCCATGGGAGAACCGGGTAGCGGCAGGAATGAAGTCGATCCGCGATTTATCTCGATGTTCTCGATTTACAACGTGACTTTCCCAACGACCAAGACCCTCCATCACATTTACACGAGTATCCTGTCCGGACATCTACAAACATTTTCGGAGGCAGTTCAGTCCATTGCTAACGGACTCGTACAATTGATT ATACATATCAACAGCATAATACTATTCAGTCAGTTAAGAAGCGGTTTACTGCCGACACCGTCCAAATTCCACTACATCTTTAACATGCGAGATCTCTCGAGAATCACGGCCGGATTGCTCCAGAGTTATCCTGACTTCTATCCAAGCGCGAAGCAGTTTGTCAGGCTCTGGAGAAACGAAATCACCCGAGTTATATGCGATCGTCTCATTAGCGTGCAG GACGAGAACTTGGTAATTGAGCAACTGAATGAAAAAATACGGAATTATTGGGACCTAGAACCCGAAGTGGTTAAGTACAGTTTAAGAGACCCGATACTCTACGGCGATTTCAGGAATGCCTGCAACGAGGATGAACCTAGGTTTTATGAGGATCTGTTGGATTACGAGGCGGTTTACAGCTTGTTTCTAGAG ATTTTCGAAGAATACAACGAGAGGAACAAGACTAAACTGCACATGGTTCTCTTTAATGATGCATTAGAGCATCTGACCAGAGTGCACCGTGTACTTCGAATGCATCGCGGTCACGTGCTGGTTATCGGAACGGGCGGTAGCGGCAAGAAATCTGTAATAAGATTGGCGTCATTCGCTGCCGGTTACCAGCTATTTCAGATCGTCCTGAGTCGCGGATACAACGAAGCGTTCTTCCGCGAGGACATGAAAAATCTGTACAACATGGTCGGGTTAGAGAACAAGAAGGTCGTGTTCATGTTCACATCTGGCCACATCAAGGACGAGAGCTTTCTTGAGTTGGTGAACAACATGTTAACGGCGGGCTTCGTGCCAGGTCTTTTCAATGACGAAGAGAAAGATACGATCGTTACTTCCTGCAGAGGGGCAGCGGTTAAAGCAGGCTTTGATATTTCAAA GAAAAGCGTCTGGTCGTACTTTGCCAAGACGTGCACCGCAAACTTACGGATAGCGCTGGCGATGAGTCCATCGGGCGATGCCCTGCGGACGCGATGTCGCAATTATCCTGGCTTGATCGACAATACCACTATAGACTGGATGTTTCCGTGGCCGCAGCAGGCCCTGGTGGCGGTGGCAAACGTTTTTATCAGAGAT aGTCCAATTGTGCCGCAGGAGTACAATAAGGTAATCGTGAGTCACATCGTGCACGTGCATACATCCGTATTACAATATACAGTGGACTTCGCGACGAAACTGAGGCGACGAAATTATGTCACGCCAAGGCATTTCTTGGACTTCATCAACACTTATCTAAAGCTGATGGTGGAGAAAAAGAACTTCATAAATTCACGTCGCGCGCGCCTTTCCGGAG GACTGCAGAAGATCATGGAAGCTTCGGTGTCGCTGACGGAACTAAATAAAGTCTTGGATGTGCAAAGAATCAAAGTGAATGATCAAACACGAAGTTGCGAACAGTTGCTCGCGTCCATCGGCGAGAGTACAGACGTCGCGATGGAGAAGAAGCAACTGAGCGAAGAGAAAAGGAAGGAAATTGAGGACAAGAAGAAAATGATAGCCAAAGAGGAAACTGAAGCCAGGCAGGCTCTGGCGGAGGCCCAACCGGCTCTTGATGCGGCTAAACTTGCACTGAGCGAACTCGATAAAGCTGATATCACCGAGATAAG ATCTTTCGCCACTCCGCCCGAACCGGTGCAGATTGTTTCGGAATGCGTTGCGATACTTCGGAACGTCAGAGACGTGTCGTGGAAAGGAGCGAAAGGCATGATGAGCGATCCTTATTTTTTGAGACACTTGCAGGAAATGGATTGCGATCAGATTACTCTGCGGCAACAGCAAGCAGTTCGGACGCATTTGAAGAAAACTGATAAGCTAGATCAGATGCAGTTCATTAGTAAAGCGGGATACGGCTTATACAAATTTGTGCTTGCTGTTCTGGATTACTGCGCCGTTTATAGAGAGGTATTCACGGAGTTTT GTGAAGCCAAAATCGACAGAGTTCAGGAGCTCGAAGCGGAATCCGAAAAAGCCAGGCGCGCGTTGGAAAAGGAAGAGAGG GAATTAAAACGATTGGAGAAAATGATCCAGGAATTAAACGCGAAGTACGATGTCGCGATGAACGAGCGACAGAATCTTCAGGACGAAACAGACTTGCTGCAACGACGTCTTATAGCTGCCGACAAGCTTATCTCCGGATTATCTTCCGAGAATGAACGATGGCGGAAGGATCTGCAGGTTCTTCAAGATGATATGCAGAAGATTACGGGAAATTGTTTGCTCGGAGCGTCGTTTTTGACCTACAGCGGGCCGTTCTCCTACGAATTCAGGAATGAAATGTACAGCGACTGGCGGAGGAGCATTTTAGAGAAGAAATTACCCTTATCGATCCCCTTCAAACTCGAAACGCAACTAAGCGACGACGTTGAAATTAGCAG ATGGAATTCAGAAGGTCTCCCACCGGACGAGCTATCCGTGCAA AACGGTATACTTGCCCTGAAAGCATCCAGATTTCCATTTTGCATTGATCCGCAGCAGCAAGCGTTAAATTGGATTAAGAAGAGGGAACAGAAACAGAACTTGAAGATTCTCTCCTTTACAGACGCGGATTTTTTTAAGCAAGTCGAATTGGCTATTAATTATGGTCTGCCTGTGCTTGTTGAAGATGCCGACGAGGTTGATCCCATCTTGGACAACGTCTTATCGCGAAATATTCAGA CCGCTGCGGGGCGAACTTTCGTCATTCTTGGTGATAAAGAGGTAGATTATGATCCACGATTccgaatatatttaacaacgAAAATGACCAATCCGATGTTGGATCCTGCCTTGTATGCCAAAGCAGTTGTTATCAATTACATGGTCACCACAGCA GGTTTGGAGAACCAACTTCTGTCGGTAGTGGTGAGAACCGAAAGACCGGACATCGAGGAGCAGCGCGAGACGCTGATCCTGGAGACCAGCGAGAACAAGAATCTGCTGCAGCAACTGGAAGACAGTCTTCTGCGCGAAATTGCCATGGACCAGCGCAACATGGTGGACAACATCGAGCTGATTGAGACCCTGGAAAACATCAAGTCCAGCGCCAGGGAAGTGATGAACAAACTGTCGCTCGCGGAAGTCACTGCGGCCGACATAAACAAGCTTCGCGAAAACTATCGTCCGGTGGCGAAGCGGGGCGCAATTCTGTTCTCCGTGCTGGTCGACATGGCCACCATAAGCGCCATGTATCAGTACTCTCTGATCAGCTACGTCGAAGTGTTTGTTCACTCGCTAAAGCGATCGTTACCCGATCCGGTGATCGCTAAACGACTGAGCAGTATTATTCCAATGTTGACGAAGAATGTTTACAATTACGGCTGCACTGGCATCTTCGCGCGGCACAAGCTTCTCTTCTCCTTGCAAACTTGCGTAAAAATAGAGCAGAGTTTGGGCAACGTGAATCAAAAGCAATTGGATTTCTTCATCAAGGGCAGCGTGGCCTTGGAGAAATCGCTCGAACCTACTCGTTGGTTGTCGGCGTCGGGCTGGGAAGACGTCCTCAAGCTGGCGAGCGATTTCCCGGAGAAGTTTGAACAACTTCCGGAAGAGCTACGGGATTACGAAGACGAGTGGAAGAAG TGGTGCGACTCCGACACACCGGAGTCGGATGATCTTCCGTGCGACTATAGCACGCGGTTGACACCATTCGAGAAGCTGATGCTGTTACGTTGCTTCCGCGTAGATCGCGTCTATCGTGGCATAATTAGTTACATCACCGAGATCATGGGCGAGCAATACATCACGCCGCCTCGTGTGAGCTTCGACATGATTTTCGAGGAAAGTATGCCGACCATGCCTGTGGTCTTTATTTTAAGCCCGGGTTCAGATCCCACGTCGGAGCTGATGAAGTTGGCCGATCGATATGGCTGCGGCGGAGGAAGATTCAGATATCTCTCCCTCGGTCAAAGCCAAGATAAG ATCGCGATGGAATTACTGGAGACAGCGATAACGAGAGGTCAGTGGCTGATGCTGCAGAATTGCCACTTGCTGTTACCCTTCACGAAGAAGCTAGAGAAGATCGTGGAGAACATAGAGAAGCCTCATCCCGACTTCCGCTTATGGCTCACCACCGAATCAACCCCCAATTTTCCAATCGGAATACTCCAGCAATCTCTAAAAG tGGTGATGGAACCGCCGAGTGGATTGAAGCCAAATTTGCAAAACACGTACTTCAACATGCGACCGCAGCTCTTAGAAAGTTGCCCTCATCCACTTTACAAGCACTTAATTTATGTTCTCGCGTTTTATCATGCAGTTATTCAG GAGAGAAGAAAGTACGATAAGATCGGATGGAACATAAAGTACGATTTCAATGAGTCGGATTTCAATGTGTGTGTTAGCATCCTAGACACTTATTTGACGAAGGCACTGGCAACAAAGGGCTTTCAAGTACCGTGGAACAGCCTTAAGTATTTAATTGGCGAA GTGATGTATGGCGGAAGAGTGATAGACAGCTACGATCGTCGCGTTTCGTACACATATATGGACGAGTATTTCGGTGATTTTCTCTTTGACGAGTTTCAACCGTTTCACTTTTACAAGGACGACATCGTCGACTACGTGATACCGCCGGAAGGAAATCGCGACGATTACTTGCGATTTATCGAAGAGCTCCCGCTGGTAAATGGCCCGGAGGTGTTCGGGTTGCATCCAAACGCCGAAATAGGATACTTTACGCAGGCAGTTAATAAAATGTGGAGGCATCTCATAGAACTCCAGCCGCAAATTG CCATGGACATCAGCGGCGTCAGCAAGGATGAATTTATCGACAATGTAGCGAAAGAGGTTTTGACCAAAATACCCGCGCAATATGATGTTAGTAAGGTCAAGAGAAATTTCGGCGTGGCTGTAACACCGACCGCGATCGTTCTATTTCAGGAATTAGAGCGATTCaacaaattaatagaaacaattacaaaaacgTTGACCCAACTGAGAAAG gCTATTGCTGGCGAAATCGGAATGGACGCGATGCTGGAGAACGTTTCCGCAGCGCTTTATAACGGTATTCTGCCCAAAGAATGGGCCAGACTGGCGCCAGATACGCGAAAGAATCTTGCCGGCTGGATGGACCACTTTCAAAAGAGAATAAATCAATACACAAACTGG TCAGGCGCGAATGAACCCGTGGTGGTCTGGTTGTCCGGATTGCATGTTCCGGAGACTTATCTGGCGGCTCTGGTACAAATGACTTGCCGCAAGAATAATTGGCCCCTCGATCGTTCCGCCATTTACACGACGGTGTCCACGTTCTCTAAACCCGACGATGTGGAAGAGAGACCCAATCAT GGTTTTTACGTGCACGGATTGTATGTGGAAGGCGCTAGGTGGGATATGAAAGAGCGTTGTTTGAAAAGATCGCATCCGAAAGTTTTGATTGAGGAACTGCCAATATTGACCGTCATACCTACTGAAGTTCATAGACTGAAGTTACAG AATACGTTTAAAACTCCCGTATATATTACTTCAAACCGGCGAAATGTCCTCGGTGTTGGTTTAGTCTTCGAAGCAAATTTAGCGACTCCGGAACACATTTCGCATTGGGTGCTTCAAGGTGTTTGTCTATTGTTAAATGCAGATTAA